In Macrobrachium nipponense isolate FS-2020 chromosome 15, ASM1510439v2, whole genome shotgun sequence, a single genomic region encodes these proteins:
- the LOC135195085 gene encoding uncharacterized protein LOC135195085 — protein MDAAWVFWMTLALLLVQSDGLTLRTTGAESPQSTQLRLMTKAEGDALQRRVPAIRENEIAAIFRGVAYGAPTQGRPNDSSTVQVTTETIIFNFPSTSSTSSFRSAVSTLGPPKFASEVPVSHGNHRDNDRQVTLHNHTSNFKDIREIPQAIDTSEGQGTKEGPVNNDILVVPTYVPLATSHTALDISRRPENNGKGSRIDGSNNKGVWISGFPNSLDGIAWSIHVYVSVGLFTLLGLVSLCLMARVALCTHLLPRTHYLSLHIFIFCASFVRSLDILLESHDMKYLFPITITMVAGEFGWPCLTAALAVLLIAVLKEWQHPNHPHRALVLYLFTGLHLVALPIAHFSVLWLEQDNIPVVVIIRAFSTGWGGAIGIGGMWAVWRESRDNSSHMTGVQSNNNVRNHPNISHPARLVLTAALTQLLLAGLHLYSLLVPNSPETHAWIWWSCVTVSRGLELIVGSTLLTAAALTLTRQSPCNVFSSCCQKRTVEIVHPAEIKMIHPMGVYTLQPARPKNEHAQTIAALSLSNSYKEKRDQSSLDYVTSDFQLVWSHSRQRPLGASQNTQHLLGDDGVLQSCTDKPFNDLPNAHILTHKPRIGVIDPFLGPSAFTAVVPRNRMYVDPQSCLPLQEDLKSSQDGGLNYASKSSTLLSGSSGSSKLYSSPQIPLRSSRSWDEISTGHIYEDLTKTKHGSVDEGLSDLSDLNSENMNDLFFSEAGSPVFIRPARKQQKRNYAACYIRANYLKQNSVPPLAIMSQHRDSGGIFQPDPSQTVESHKKPIELSGNKLNSTQRSITKQNSTQVSSSRQMSSQNPLNEFCPDIIPTNSKIAPLPDLPTTHNSSQHVAIHTPSTRTTSMNQLPSGSTKPRGKL, from the coding sequence ATGGATGCAGCATGGGTTTTCTGGATGACCCTGGCATTGCTCTTGGTGCAATCCGATGGCCTTACCCTTAGGACAACGGGGGCAGAGTCTCCTCAGTCGACCCAACTGCGTCTGATGACGAAGGCAGAAGGCGACGCCCTACAACGAAGAGTTCCTGCCATTAGAGAGAACGAAATAGCCGCCATTTTCCGAGGCGTGGCTTACGGGGCACCTACTCAAGGACGCCCGAATGATTCTTCAACAGTTCAAGTGACCACAGAAACcatcattttcaattttccttccacGTCCTCTACATCTTCCTTTCGATCAGCAGTGTCTACATTAGGTCCACCAAAATTCGCCAGTGAAGTCCCAGTCTCACATGGAAACCACCGTGATAACGACAGACAAGTAACTTTGCATAATCATACTTCTAATTTTAAAGACATCCGTGAAATTCCACAGGCAATCGATACCTCCGAGGGCCAAGGAACCAAAGAGGGTCCTGTCAATAATGATATTTTAGTAGTTCCCACTTATGTCCCTTTGGCCACAAGCCATACGGCCCTTGACATCAGCAGAAGACCTGAAAATAATGGAAAGGGAAGTAGAATTGATGGCTCAAATAATAAAGGTGTTTGGATCAGTGGCTTCCCTAATTCTCTTGATGGAATAGCATGGTCAATCCACGTTTATGTATCAGTTGGTCTCTTCACTTTGCTGGGATTGGTATCACTGTGTTTAATGGCCAGAGTGGCCCTTTGTACCCACTTGTTACCGAGGACACATTATCTGTCACTccatatattcattttctgtgCCTCTTTTGTGCGCAGCTTAGATATTTTGCTTGAAAGCCATGACATGAAATACCTATTTCCTATCACCATAACAATGGTTGCTGGAGAGTTTGGCTGGCCTTGCCTGACAGCAGCTCTTGCAGTATTGTTAATAGCAGTGCTGAAGGAATGGCAGCATCCAAATCATCCCCACCGAGCTTTGGTCCTATATTTGTTTACTGGCTTACACCTAGTTGCATTACCTATTGCTCATTTCTCAGTGCTTTGGCTTGAACAAGATAACATACCTGTTGTAGTGATAATAAGGGCTTTTTCAACAGGCTGGGGTGGGGCCATAGGCATTGGTGGAATGTGGGCAGTATGGAGAGAAAGCCGGGACAATTCCTCTCATATGACTGGCGTGCAATCCAACAACAATGTGAGAAACCATCCCAACATCTCACATCCAGCCCGATTGGTGTTAACAGCAGCATTGACTCAGCTTCTCCTTGCAGGACTCCACCTCTACAGCCTTCTAGTGCCAAATTCCCCTGAGACACATGCATGGATCTGGTGGAGTTGTGTCACTGTCTCTAGGGGCTTAGAGCTGATTGTGGGCAGCACCCTCCTTACTGCTGCAGCTCTGACTTTGACCCGACAGAGCCCATGCAACGTTTTTAGTAGCTGTTGTCAGAAGCGGACTGTGGAAATTGTGCATCCAGCAGAGATCAAAATGATTCACCCAATGGGTGTTTACACTCTGCAGCCTGCCAGACCCAAGAATGAACATGCTCAAACCATAGCTGCGTTATCTTTAAGTAATTCTTACAAAGAGAAACGAGACCAGAGTAGCTTAGACTACGTTACCTCAGATTTTCAACTTGTTTGGAGTCATTCTCGTCAAAGACCCCTTGGTGCTTCTCAGAACACACAACACCTCTTAGGAGATGATGGCGTTCTTCAGTCATGTACTGACAAGCCCTTTAATGACCTGCCAAATGCTCACATTCTCACACATAAACCGAGAATCGGGGTCATTGACCCTTTTCTAGGTCCTAGTGCATTCACTGCAGTTGTGCCCAGAAATAGAATGTACGTAGACCCGCAGTCCTGCTTACCACTTCAAGAAGATCTCAAGTCTTCCCAAGATGGTGGTCTTAACTATGCCAGTAAAAGTTCGACCTTATTGTCTGGTAGTAGTGGGAGTAGCAAGCTCTATTCATCCCCTCAAATTCCTCTCAGATCTAGCAGGAGCTGGGATGAGATCTCTACAGGTCACATCTACGAAGATTTGACAAAGACCAAACACGGGTCTGTTGATGAGGGTTTGTCAGATCTCTCTGATCTTAACAGTGAGAACATGAATGACCTCTTCTTTAGTGAAGCTGGAAGTCCTGTCTTCATCAGGCCTGCTAGGAAACAACAGAAGCGCAATTATGCTGCTTGCTACATAAGGGCAAATTATCTAAAGCAAAATTCTGTTCCACCTCTTGCCATCATGTCTCAGCACAGGGATTCTGGTGGAATTTTTCAGCCTGATCCTTCCCAGACGGTGGAAAGCCACAAGAAACCCATCGAGCTGTCTGGAAACAAACTAAATTCCACCCAGCGTTCTATAACAAAGCAGAATTCCACCCAAGTCTCAAGTAGTCGACAAATGTCTAGCCAGAACCCTCTCAATGAGTTTTGCCCTGACATAATACCCACAAATAGCAAAATTGCCCCGTTGCCTGACCTTCCCACAACTCACAACTCCAGCCAGCATGTTGCCATCCACACTCCTTCAACCCGAACCACTTCCATGAACCAGTTGCCCTCCGGATCAACCAAGCCTAGGGGTAAACTGTAA